Proteins from a genomic interval of Chroococcidiopsis thermalis PCC 7203:
- a CDS encoding zinc-dependent alcohol dehydrogenase family protein: MECMKAAVLTTFGGAESFEIQTVPKPIPKPNQVLVRVCATSINPVDYQTRRGDYKDLVRLPAIIGVDISGVIETVGESVTDFEVGNEVYYSPQIFGESGSYAQYHVADAGIVALKPSNLSHIEAACFPLAGGTAWDCLVTRVNLQVGESVLIHAGAGGVGSMAIQLAKAMGAYVFTTCSSKNLDFVKKLGADRAIDYKNEDYAEVIYQETDELGVDLVLDTIGGQTIQRSPEIIRSFGRLVSIVDTQTPQSLIEAWGKNLTIHFVLTPQYRAKLDALTKLIERTQLRPVIDSTLSWERIIQAHQRLERGGTQGKIVLEFTKS; encoded by the coding sequence ATGGAATGTATGAAAGCAGCCGTACTGACAACATTTGGTGGTGCTGAGAGTTTTGAGATTCAAACTGTGCCCAAGCCAATACCAAAACCTAATCAGGTTCTAGTAAGGGTGTGTGCGACATCGATCAATCCAGTTGATTATCAGACTCGCCGTGGTGATTACAAAGACTTGGTTCGATTACCGGCAATTATCGGAGTTGACATTTCAGGGGTTATTGAGACAGTTGGAGAGTCAGTGACAGACTTTGAGGTAGGAAACGAAGTTTATTACTCGCCGCAGATTTTTGGAGAATCTGGCAGCTATGCTCAATATCATGTTGCTGATGCAGGGATTGTTGCGCTTAAGCCTTCTAACTTGTCGCACATTGAAGCAGCGTGTTTTCCTCTCGCAGGAGGAACGGCTTGGGATTGTCTAGTGACGAGGGTCAATCTTCAAGTTGGGGAATCAGTTCTAATTCATGCGGGTGCTGGTGGCGTTGGTTCAATGGCGATTCAACTTGCAAAAGCAATGGGAGCCTATGTTTTTACAACATGCAGTTCTAAAAATCTCGATTTTGTCAAAAAACTTGGTGCAGATCGAGCCATTGATTACAAGAACGAAGATTACGCGGAAGTTATTTATCAGGAAACAGATGAGCTAGGTGTTGATTTAGTTTTGGATACGATCGGTGGGCAAACAATCCAGCGTAGCCCAGAAATTATTCGCTCATTTGGCAGGCTTGTGAGTATTGTAGACACTCAAACGCCGCAATCACTCATCGAAGCATGGGGCAAGAATCTGACTATCCATTTTGTTCTCACGCCACAGTACCGAGCAAAATTAGATGCTTTAACAAAACTAATCGAGCGCACTCAGCTTCGCCCCGTCATTGATTCAACGCTGTCTTGGGAGCGGATAATTCAAGCACATCAGCGTCTAGAGCGGGGGGGTACGCAAGGGAAAATTGTGCTGGAATTTACCAAAAGTTAG
- a CDS encoding alpha/beta fold hydrolase translates to MNMLNFRNSIRLLLIVTLFLGTLTITSLGAIMSTANAQVNKPTIVLVHGAFAESSSWNGVLTKLIAKGYPTVAVANPLRGVKSDAAYVASTLKDIKGSIVLVGHSYGGAVITNAVNGNKNVKALVYVAGFAPDAGETAIELSGRYPGSTLGPKLAPPVELTDGGKDLYIQQDKFHAQFAADVPASDAQLMASTQRPITEAALNEASGAPAWKSTPSWFIYGDRDLNIPPAALSFMAKRAISKETVVVNGASHVVMVSHSDAVAKLIDRAATAP, encoded by the coding sequence ATGAACATGCTTAACTTCAGGAACAGCATCCGCCTGCTTCTGATTGTCACTCTCTTTTTAGGAACTCTTACCATCACTTCTCTAGGAGCTATCATGAGTACTGCAAATGCACAAGTTAACAAGCCCACGATCGTCCTCGTCCACGGCGCATTCGCCGAGTCTTCTAGTTGGAACGGTGTCTTGACCAAGCTGATCGCCAAAGGCTACCCGACGGTTGCTGTGGCTAATCCCCTGCGCGGTGTCAAGAGCGATGCAGCTTATGTCGCCAGTACCCTTAAGGATATCAAGGGTTCCATTGTGCTAGTTGGGCATTCCTACGGAGGCGCAGTCATCACCAATGCGGTCAACGGCAACAAGAATGTAAAGGCACTGGTCTACGTTGCTGGCTTCGCTCCTGATGCGGGCGAAACTGCCATTGAACTCTCAGGACGTTATCCGGGCAGCACGCTCGGACCAAAACTCGCGCCACCAGTTGAACTAACCGATGGTGGTAAAGACCTCTACATTCAGCAGGACAAGTTCCACGCCCAGTTTGCTGCGGATGTGCCCGCTAGCGACGCGCAACTGATGGCTAGCACCCAGCGCCCGATTACAGAAGCCGCCCTGAACGAAGCCTCCGGTGCGCCCGCATGGAAATCTACCCCGTCCTGGTTTATTTATGGCGATCGCGACTTGAACATTCCTCCAGCGGCACTGTCTTTCATGGCGAAGCGCGCTATCTCAAAGGAAACCGTTGTTGTGAATGGCGCGTCCCATGTCGTGATGGTTTCCCATTCAGATGCCGTTGCCAAGCTCATCGATCGTGCTGCAACCGCGCCATAG
- a CDS encoding IS630 family transposase has translation MKLKDARHMSASAQEALRYRVVNAIENGMSKSEASRVFKVSRTAIHNWTKATATEGSKALKAKKRGPRSSSRLLPHQAATAVRLMELQCPDQLGLPFYLWTREAVQQFLLRRFELSVSVWTIGRYLKKWNFTPQKPLRRAYEQDPLAVKHWLETEYPQICRTAERENAEIHWGDEMGVRSDYQTGRSYGRVGQTPVVPGTGKRFSCNMISTITNRGKLCFKLFAQRFDSAVMLDFLRRLIRHSCQKVFLIVDGHPVHRSRAVHQWLAKHADRIRLFFLPAYSPELNPDELLNHDVKANAVGRQRAKNKTELIDNLRSYLRSTQRYPHVVQNFFREKHVAYAAA, from the coding sequence ATGAAACTCAAAGACGCTCGCCATATGTCAGCCTCTGCCCAAGAAGCTCTGCGGTATCGAGTCGTAAATGCAATTGAAAATGGCATGAGTAAATCAGAGGCATCTCGCGTGTTTAAGGTGTCGCGTACCGCAATACATAATTGGACAAAAGCTACAGCAACCGAAGGCTCAAAGGCATTAAAAGCCAAAAAGCGTGGACCCCGCTCCAGCTCGCGACTGCTGCCCCATCAAGCAGCAACAGCGGTACGGCTAATGGAGTTGCAGTGTCCAGATCAATTAGGTTTGCCGTTCTACTTATGGACTCGTGAAGCAGTACAACAATTTCTCCTCAGACGCTTTGAGTTATCAGTGTCGGTGTGGACAATCGGGCGTTATCTGAAAAAATGGAATTTTACACCACAGAAGCCACTGCGCCGTGCTTACGAGCAAGACCCACTAGCAGTCAAGCACTGGCTAGAAACGGAGTATCCACAGATCTGTCGTACTGCTGAGCGAGAGAATGCAGAAATTCATTGGGGTGACGAGATGGGTGTCCGCTCTGACTACCAAACAGGGCGTTCCTACGGTCGAGTCGGGCAAACGCCAGTCGTACCAGGAACGGGTAAGCGCTTTAGCTGCAATATGATTTCGACCATCACAAATCGTGGCAAGCTGTGCTTTAAGCTGTTCGCACAACGTTTTGACTCTGCTGTGATGCTTGATTTTTTGCGTCGCTTAATTCGTCACAGCTGCCAAAAGGTGTTTTTGATTGTGGATGGTCATCCGGTACATCGATCTCGTGCAGTCCACCAATGGCTAGCAAAACATGCAGATCGCATCCGCTTGTTTTTCTTGCCTGCTTACAGTCCCGAATTGAATCCCGACGAATTACTTAACCATGATGTTAAAGCCAATGCTGTCGGACGACAACGCGCCAAAAATAAAACCGAGCTGATTGACAATCTTCGTAGCTATTTGCGTAGCACACAACGTTACCCTCACGTTGTGCAAAA
- a CDS encoding VOC family protein, which translates to MTILTQTSSTLGSNPLSSMQIDRVCLNVPNYEETLQWYQEKLDATIEHEWTVGVFPDLKLAYLSVYGFRLEIIGSTQSQSGMPIATNFGEGLRTTGIGHFCFRVRDVDAVLAELNRRGVKTFVELGSYPDPGIRLCVIQDNNGNPIEFVTPL; encoded by the coding sequence ATGACAATTTTAACTCAAACATCTTCAACTCTAGGCTCAAATCCTCTGAGTTCGATGCAAATCGATCGTGTTTGCTTGAATGTACCGAACTATGAGGAAACGCTTCAGTGGTATCAAGAAAAGCTAGATGCGACGATCGAACATGAATGGACAGTAGGCGTTTTCCCAGATCTGAAATTGGCTTATCTCAGTGTATATGGCTTTCGCCTCGAAATTATTGGCTCTACTCAGTCACAATCAGGAATGCCGATCGCGACTAATTTTGGTGAAGGATTAAGGACAACAGGCATCGGACATTTTTGTTTTCGAGTTCGAGATGTCGATGCAGTTCTTGCTGAATTAAATCGACGGGGTGTGAAAACATTTGTCGAACTCGGAAGCTATCCCGATCCGGGTATTCGGCTCTGTGTGATTCAAGACAATAACGGCAATCCGATCGAGTTTGTCACCCCATTATGA
- a CDS encoding ester cyclase, with the protein MVKQQSVDEQANIKATSNLTPAQESLQELWDEHLRHEFGTHNVEDALATMVEDAYVNDIPVMTGGVGKPALREFYSKYGIPQIPPDMELIPISRTIGTDRLVDEMLVKFTHTIRMDWMLPGIAPTGKRVEVALVAIVQFRGDKLAHEHIYWDQASVLVQLGLLDPGTLPVVGVESARKAIDPSLPSNALIDRASDRDSV; encoded by the coding sequence ATGGTCAAACAGCAATCTGTAGACGAACAAGCAAATATAAAGGCAACTAGCAACCTGACACCAGCCCAGGAGTCTTTGCAAGAACTCTGGGATGAGCATCTGCGACACGAGTTTGGCACTCACAACGTTGAAGATGCTCTTGCCACGATGGTTGAGGATGCTTATGTTAATGACATTCCGGTAATGACTGGGGGAGTAGGGAAACCAGCACTGCGCGAGTTTTATTCCAAATACGGCATTCCACAAATACCGCCAGACATGGAGCTAATCCCAATCTCGCGCACGATTGGAACCGATCGGCTTGTCGATGAAATGCTGGTTAAGTTCACTCATACCATCCGAATGGACTGGATGCTACCTGGCATTGCTCCGACAGGGAAACGGGTTGAAGTGGCATTGGTAGCGATCGTTCAGTTCCGTGGCGACAAGCTAGCCCACGAACACATCTACTGGGATCAGGCAAGTGTATTGGTTCAACTCGGCTTGCTCGATCCGGGTACACTACCCGTTGTGGGTGTTGAAAGTGCGCGTAAGGCGATCGATCCAAGCTTGCCCTCAAACGCACTAATCGATCGTGCCAGCGATCGCGACTCAGTGTAG
- a CDS encoding ISKra4 family transposase: MSVTIVESNAEFVTLQLVVPLQKTFLETEETLQSVLNEAGTKASGEALKQFDTDGSPIESGGMRWTSKGQLPKTYQTPYGMVALQRHVYQTSDGGKTLCPLEVDARIIITSTPRFAKQISHKYAQMSSVRLVEDLRENHGLKVHRSSVQTLAEAVGTIALLKEEDWHYQTPKLPTIETVSIGVDGTCMLLCEDGFRQAMVGTISLYDALGERQHTTYVAAAPEHGREFFLGRMQLQVEQVKRLYPHAHYQGLADGAQENWTFLKPLTHTQVLDFYHVTQYLGKVAKAIHPRSDEYQQAWMDTHCHTLKHEVGAATRLLAEMESLDPKRLSESIRSGLQDAITYFRNHHHQMHYAEAVARHLPIGSGVTEAACKVIVKARLCGAGMKWKERGAGIVLSLRTLTYTEGRWQQFWSKINRYGFTLAA; the protein is encoded by the coding sequence ATGAGTGTAACAATTGTAGAAAGCAATGCTGAGTTTGTCACACTCCAGCTCGTAGTGCCATTGCAAAAGACATTTTTAGAAACAGAAGAAACACTCCAATCAGTGTTGAATGAGGCAGGAACTAAGGCGAGTGGAGAAGCACTTAAACAGTTTGACACTGATGGTTCTCCGATTGAGAGTGGCGGTATGCGTTGGACCAGCAAAGGGCAATTGCCCAAGACTTATCAAACCCCCTACGGAATGGTAGCTCTTCAGCGCCATGTCTACCAAACTAGTGATGGCGGGAAAACTTTATGTCCATTAGAAGTGGATGCTCGCATCATCATCACCTCGACACCGAGATTTGCCAAACAAATCAGTCATAAATACGCACAGATGAGTAGTGTGCGCCTGGTGGAGGACTTACGAGAGAATCATGGACTCAAAGTACATCGGTCGAGTGTACAAACCTTGGCAGAAGCTGTCGGCACCATCGCCTTACTCAAAGAAGAAGATTGGCACTATCAAACACCAAAGTTACCGACTATTGAGACGGTGAGCATTGGGGTGGATGGAACGTGCATGTTGTTATGTGAGGATGGTTTTCGGCAAGCAATGGTCGGCACCATTAGCTTGTACGACGCTTTAGGAGAACGTCAACACACGACATACGTTGCTGCGGCACCAGAACATGGACGAGAGTTTTTTCTTGGGCGGATGCAACTCCAAGTCGAACAGGTAAAGCGGTTATACCCACATGCCCATTATCAAGGGTTAGCTGATGGGGCACAAGAGAACTGGACGTTTTTAAAGCCACTTACCCACACTCAAGTGTTAGATTTTTACCACGTCACGCAGTATTTGGGCAAGGTCGCCAAAGCCATCCATCCTCGTAGTGATGAGTATCAACAAGCCTGGATGGACACCCATTGCCACACTCTTAAACACGAAGTCGGCGCTGCCACTCGTCTATTGGCAGAAATGGAATCACTCGACCCCAAACGGTTGTCCGAGTCTATTCGATCTGGATTGCAAGACGCCATCACCTATTTTCGCAACCACCACCACCAAATGCATTATGCCGAAGCTGTTGCCCGTCATTTACCTATTGGTTCGGGAGTCACCGAAGCTGCCTGTAAAGTCATTGTCAAAGCACGTTTGTGCGGTGCAGGGATGAAATGGAAAGAACGTGGTGCGGGGATTGTCTTGAGTCTACGAACTTTGACTTACACCGAAGGTCGATGGCAACAATTCTGGTCAAAAATTAATCGCTATGGCTTCACTCTCGCCGCCTAA
- a CDS encoding GMC family oxidoreductase N-terminal domain-containing protein encodes MAQYDYIVIGAGSAGCVVANRLTEDPNTKVLLLEAGGPDTKPELQVPNLWPTTLLGSEVDWAYLTEGEPYLNNRKILSSRGKVLGGSSSINGMIYIRGNERDYDSWQALGNTGWSYQDVLPYFKKSENQQRGASLFHGVDGPLSITDPLSPAKVSQRFVEAAIAQGYEQNPDFNGVQQEGAGLYQVTVKDGKRQSTAVAFLRPIKDRPNLTIQTGALVTRLLFEGKRAVGVTYVQNGKEYQVRNNSEVILSAGAFESPKLLMLSGIGPAEHLRAVGIPAIVDLPGVGQNLQDHPLAVIAYQSTTDVPVAPSSNGGEAGLFMHTNNNLDEAPNLQFTIVPILYVDPAYAHEGPAFTLPFYITRPESRGSVRLRSSSPFDPPLIRVNYLQKESDMQLMVEGLKILRQIVYSDAFNEFRGEEIAPGSSVQSDKAIEDYIRQTCGTGWHPVGTCKMGIDRMAVVDPQLKVRGIEGLRVVDASIMPTMIAGNTNASAIMIGEKAADLIKVGTKLPQ; translated from the coding sequence ATGGCTCAATATGACTATATTGTGATTGGCGCTGGTTCAGCAGGCTGCGTTGTTGCCAACCGTCTTACAGAAGACCCTAATACTAAAGTATTGCTGCTCGAAGCGGGTGGTCCTGATACCAAGCCAGAACTTCAAGTTCCGAACTTGTGGCCTACTACACTCTTAGGCTCGGAAGTGGACTGGGCATACTTAACTGAAGGGGAACCTTACCTAAACAACCGCAAAATTTTATCTTCACGCGGTAAAGTCTTGGGCGGCAGCAGTTCGATTAATGGCATGATTTATATCCGAGGCAATGAACGTGACTACGATAGCTGGCAAGCATTAGGTAATACTGGTTGGAGTTATCAGGATGTTTTGCCTTACTTCAAGAAATCGGAAAACCAGCAGCGGGGAGCATCGTTATTTCACGGGGTTGATGGACCCCTTAGCATCACAGATCCACTCTCTCCTGCAAAAGTGTCGCAACGCTTTGTGGAAGCCGCGATCGCACAGGGCTATGAGCAAAATCCCGACTTTAATGGTGTACAGCAGGAAGGTGCAGGACTTTACCAAGTGACCGTGAAAGATGGCAAGCGCCAAAGTACAGCAGTGGCATTTCTGCGTCCGATTAAAGATCGCCCCAACTTGACCATTCAAACAGGAGCATTGGTGACTCGTTTACTCTTTGAGGGAAAGCGCGCGGTAGGGGTAACGTATGTCCAAAATGGAAAGGAGTATCAAGTTAGGAACAACTCCGAAGTGATTTTGAGTGCTGGTGCCTTCGAGTCCCCCAAGCTGCTAATGCTTTCTGGAATTGGACCTGCCGAACATCTGCGGGCAGTAGGCATTCCTGCGATCGTTGATTTGCCGGGTGTCGGACAGAATCTTCAAGATCACCCACTTGCCGTTATTGCCTACCAGTCTACTACTGACGTGCCCGTTGCGCCAAGTAGTAATGGGGGAGAAGCTGGGTTATTTATGCATACCAACAATAATTTAGATGAAGCACCTAATTTGCAATTTACAATTGTTCCGATTTTATATGTCGATCCTGCCTATGCACATGAAGGTCCGGCATTCACCCTTCCCTTTTACATCACCCGTCCCGAAAGTCGTGGTAGTGTAAGACTACGTTCCTCCTCCCCCTTCGACCCACCGTTGATTCGGGTCAACTATCTTCAGAAAGAATCTGACATGCAACTGATGGTTGAAGGACTCAAAATTTTGCGTCAAATTGTGTACTCCGATGCGTTTAATGAGTTTCGGGGCGAGGAAATTGCTCCAGGAAGTTCTGTGCAGAGCGACAAAGCAATCGAAGATTATATTCGGCAAACGTGCGGTACGGGATGGCATCCTGTTGGGACGTGCAAAATGGGTATCGATCGGATGGCGGTTGTCGATCCTCAACTCAAGGTACGGGGGATTGAAGGGTTACGAGTTGTTGATGCATCGATTATGCCAACTATGATCGCAGGAAACACAAATGCATCGGCAATTATGATTGGAGAAAAGGCTGCCGATTTGATAAAAGTTGGAACAAAATTACCTCAATGA
- a CDS encoding BBE domain-containing protein, which translates to MEQNYLNDALREGYINLLSEQEQERDRLAFGSNYERLLDLKQKYDPDDVFRSTIGHLAPHSLTW; encoded by the coding sequence TTGGAACAAAATTACCTCAATGATGCTTTGAGAGAGGGATACATCAATCTCCTTTCGGAGCAAGAACAGGAGCGCGATCGGCTTGCCTTCGGGTCGAACTATGAGCGATTGCTCGATCTTAAGCAGAAATACGATCCAGATGATGTGTTTCGATCGACGATCGGACATCTCGCACCCCATTCGCTCACATGGTAA
- a CDS encoding alpha/beta fold hydrolase: protein MLTFVLVHGAWHDGSAWETVIKHLQAQGHQAFAPTIAGHGKSVDKNVNHAQCTQSIVDSIVGKDLTDIVLLGHSFAGTIIAKVAEAIPDRIRRLIFLDAFVLNDGESLRDSLPPHYQALFDSLARESDDRTMVMPFELWREALLNDADLELARSSYARLSPEPYQPWIDKLDLKQFYSLPIPKSYLYCTEDNVLPQGEQWGWHPRMSNRLGLFRLVQMPGSHEVMFSNPVGLAEKIIVAGRD, encoded by the coding sequence ATGTTAACTTTTGTCTTAGTTCACGGCGCATGGCACGATGGTTCTGCTTGGGAAACTGTCATTAAACATTTACAAGCGCAAGGACATCAAGCTTTTGCTCCCACGATCGCCGGACATGGTAAAAGCGTAGATAAAAACGTTAACCATGCTCAATGTACGCAATCGATCGTCGATTCCATTGTTGGCAAAGACTTAACCGATATTGTTCTCTTAGGTCATAGTTTTGCCGGAACAATCATTGCGAAAGTTGCTGAAGCGATTCCCGATCGCATTAGACGACTGATCTTCTTAGATGCTTTTGTCCTCAATGATGGAGAAAGCCTCAGAGATAGCCTTCCGCCGCATTATCAAGCGTTATTTGACTCTCTAGCTAGAGAATCGGACGATCGTACGATGGTGATGCCGTTTGAGCTTTGGCGAGAAGCGCTTCTCAATGATGCTGACCTCGAACTGGCTCGATCCAGTTACGCACGATTATCCCCTGAACCGTATCAACCGTGGATTGACAAATTAGACCTGAAGCAGTTTTACTCGCTGCCCATTCCTAAAAGTTACCTCTACTGTACAGAAGATAATGTCCTCCCTCAAGGCGAACAGTGGGGTTGGCATCCGAGAATGTCTAACCGCTTGGGGCTATTTCGGCTTGTACAAATGCCCGGTAGTCATGAGGTCATGTTTTCTAACCCAGTCGGTCTAGCAGAAAAGATTATTGTGGCAGGGCGCGACTAG
- a CDS encoding winged helix-turn-helix transcriptional regulator — MQLSQSRNLPKKIPASQPTVAHIVEHTLGCKWMLEVLRLIRQGINRPGAMTRATEGLTTKVLNERLVDLVNFGIVEKVAYPEIPPRVEYKLTAFGSRFVEILDMIDDLEEYCQSRL; from the coding sequence ATGCAGTTATCACAATCCCGTAACTTGCCAAAAAAAATCCCTGCTTCTCAACCAACTGTGGCTCATATCGTAGAGCATACTCTTGGTTGTAAATGGATGCTGGAGGTTTTACGCTTAATTCGTCAAGGTATCAACCGCCCAGGAGCAATGACTCGTGCAACTGAGGGATTGACCACTAAGGTTTTGAATGAGCGATTAGTAGATCTTGTCAACTTTGGTATTGTTGAGAAAGTTGCTTATCCAGAAATTCCGCCCCGCGTGGAGTATAAGTTGACTGCCTTTGGCTCTCGGTTCGTTGAAATTCTGGATATGATTGACGATCTAGAAGAATATTGCCAAAGTCGCCTCTAG